The Geomonas ferrireducens genome includes a window with the following:
- a CDS encoding DUF3793 family protein, producing the protein MKVAVAVKEDLTAVQGVEAAGSTRGLRTSWQDFAGLYPTEEECLASFLALELAEVLQGAKPANLVCLTNKRRSCGRNLYLLWKEHGEVLLAESGLKVRVLDDRGSSILLLLYSQQALSELLSQKSASIILRKSGYGNPDDLDATLDELEKRVTGEGFPHEIGVFLGYPLKDVVGFMGWAPLAFTCQGPWKIFGNPEQSLRLAECHRECRGRMSEKLAAGCSPLQCLRSVAAGVADSYNAVPTVFLSVS; encoded by the coding sequence ATGAAAGTTGCTGTTGCTGTGAAAGAGGATCTGACAGCGGTGCAAGGTGTCGAAGCGGCGGGTTCAACACGCGGATTGCGGACTTCCTGGCAGGATTTTGCCGGGCTCTACCCGACGGAAGAGGAATGTCTCGCCTCCTTCCTGGCCCTAGAGCTTGCCGAGGTGCTGCAGGGCGCGAAACCCGCGAACCTCGTCTGTCTCACCAACAAGCGCCGCTCCTGCGGCAGAAACCTTTACCTCCTCTGGAAAGAGCACGGCGAGGTCCTTCTCGCGGAAAGCGGCCTCAAGGTGCGGGTGCTCGACGACCGCGGTTCGTCGATCCTTCTCCTGCTCTACTCGCAGCAAGCGCTTAGCGAACTCCTTTCGCAAAAAAGCGCCTCCATCATCCTGCGCAAATCCGGTTACGGCAACCCGGATGATCTCGACGCCACCCTCGATGAACTGGAAAAACGGGTGACGGGGGAGGGGTTCCCGCACGAGATCGGCGTCTTCCTCGGCTATCCGCTGAAGGACGTGGTCGGCTTCATGGGATGGGCGCCGCTGGCCTTCACCTGCCAGGGACCCTGGAAGATCTTCGGCAACCCGGAGCAGAGCCTGCGCCTCGCCGAGTGCCACCGCGAGTGCCGCGGCAGGATGTCTGAAAAGCTCGCCGCCGGCTGCAGCCCCTTGCAGTGCTTAAGAAGCGTCGCAGCAGGAGTCGCAGATTCCTACAACGCAGTACCAACCGTTTTTTTGTCCGTGTCGTGA
- a CDS encoding DUF2325 domain-containing protein — MCIALIGGMDRLGKHYQEEAQRAGMTLQFFSTSETNIASKLKKADAMVIFTNKVSHRVKIEAMQVAKAKDIPVFMHHACGICTFRNCLECLKQGH, encoded by the coding sequence ATGTGCATAGCTCTGATCGGGGGGATGGATCGCTTGGGTAAGCACTACCAGGAAGAGGCGCAACGTGCGGGGATGACGCTGCAGTTCTTCAGCACCTCGGAAACGAACATAGCATCTAAACTCAAAAAGGCCGACGCCATGGTCATCTTCACCAACAAGGTGTCGCATCGCGTGAAGATCGAAGCGATGCAGGTGGCAAAGGCGAAGGACATACCGGTATTCATGCATCACGCCTGCGGCATCTGCACCTTCAGGAACTGCCTGGAGTGTCTGAAGCAGGGGCACTAG
- a CDS encoding phosphatase PAP2 family protein, translated as MPDASNQTIKRMITTGVLLAPVVVLCILYLDVPLAHFVRDYLYANAHWSRTTSDLPDLLSFVVLISMAGSFAIYLRRSRHAIYDRLTLFAREVLWVAPSSYLAKALLKIVFGRSNTRCWLRDPSIYGFHWFQMKEHCEGFPSGHMIVITALLAVLWRFYPGSRILVTVTGVLLGLALVTTNYHFLSDVLAGAYLGVLLEIVLFHWLFRKQDPGGATS; from the coding sequence ATGCCCGATGCCAGCAACCAGACAATCAAAAGGATGATAACGACCGGGGTGCTCCTTGCCCCGGTCGTCGTCCTCTGCATCCTCTACCTCGACGTCCCCCTTGCACACTTCGTCAGGGACTATCTCTACGCCAACGCCCACTGGTCCAGAACTACCTCTGACCTTCCCGATCTGCTCTCGTTCGTGGTGCTCATATCCATGGCAGGGTCGTTCGCGATCTACCTACGTCGCTCCCGACACGCCATCTACGATCGGCTCACCCTCTTCGCCAGGGAGGTGCTTTGGGTCGCTCCATCCTCCTATCTGGCAAAGGCGCTGCTGAAAATCGTCTTCGGACGCAGCAACACGCGCTGCTGGTTGCGCGACCCAAGCATCTACGGCTTCCACTGGTTCCAGATGAAGGAGCACTGCGAGGGGTTTCCTTCCGGACACATGATCGTGATCACCGCACTCCTCGCCGTTTTGTGGCGCTTCTATCCCGGCAGCCGCATCTTGGTGACCGTCACCGGGGTACTGCTCGGGCTCGCCCTGGTCACCACGAACTACCATTTCCTGAGCGACGTCCTTGCCGGCGCCTATCTCGGCGTCCTGCTGGAGATCGTCCTTTTCCACTGGCTCTTCAGAAAGCAGGACCCCGGCGGCGCCACCTCGTAA
- a CDS encoding DUF4123 domain-containing protein produces the protein MMIQSLEGLIFSSGCRSLSLFSILDGATVPDLPAALASFEAEHFCLLRGVLPPDLAQVAPYLVSLRQGSPFTNWLLAKGWGRHWGIYGGSDGKMIELRKHFRHLFHVSDDAGKSYYFRFYDPYVIRNYLPKCTLKEATEFFGPVQWYLTEDGIPGIARKFFLIDNALRDDRMAIAQPHKNVEEASWKYGPNR, from the coding sequence ATGATGATTCAAAGCCTTGAAGGTCTAATCTTCTCAAGCGGGTGTCGCAGTCTTAGTCTTTTCAGTATCCTTGATGGCGCCACGGTGCCGGATCTCCCTGCGGCTTTGGCCTCTTTCGAGGCGGAGCACTTCTGCCTGCTGAGAGGCGTGCTGCCTCCCGATCTGGCGCAGGTAGCTCCCTACCTTGTATCGCTCAGGCAGGGCAGTCCTTTCACCAACTGGTTACTGGCGAAAGGGTGGGGCAGGCATTGGGGGATCTACGGCGGGAGTGACGGCAAGATGATTGAGCTGCGCAAACATTTCCGACATTTGTTCCATGTGTCGGATGACGCCGGCAAATCATACTACTTCAGGTTCTACGATCCGTACGTCATACGGAACTATTTACCGAAGTGCACACTGAAGGAAGCGACGGAGTTTTTTGGACCTGTGCAATGGTACCTTACCGAGGACGGCATCCCGGGGATAGCTAGAAAGTTTTTCCTGATCGACAACGCGCTGCGCGATGACAGGATGGCAATCGCACAGCCTCACAAGAACGTTGAGGAGGCATCATGGAAATACGGACCGAACAGATGA